The following are from one region of the Rosistilla carotiformis genome:
- a CDS encoding nucleotide pyrophosphohydrolase: MDRPMQDDQTSVADLRRVVQRFVAERQWERFHTPKNLSMSLSVEVAELMEHFQWRTPEESAAIAQDPELLTEVAHEMADVACYLLALSASLGVDLSSAIERKMVLNRKKYPADQCLGQWAPPKA, encoded by the coding sequence ATGGATCGCCCCATGCAGGATGACCAGACGTCGGTCGCCGATCTAAGGAGGGTGGTCCAACGTTTTGTTGCCGAACGGCAGTGGGAGCGGTTTCATACGCCGAAGAACCTCTCGATGTCATTATCGGTGGAAGTCGCCGAATTGATGGAACACTTCCAATGGCGAACTCCGGAAGAATCCGCAGCCATTGCCCAAGACCCCGAACTGCTCACCGAAGTGGCGCACGAGATGGCCGATGTCGCTTGCTATCTTCTGGCGTTGTCGGCGAGCCTGGGGGTCGATTTGAGCAGTGCGATCGAGCGGAAGATGGTGCTCAATCGTAAGAAATACCCTGCCGATCAGTGCCTCGGCCAGTGGGCTCCCCCCAAGGCGTGA
- a CDS encoding DUF1569 domain-containing protein, protein MKGLILERRTLDLRSAADVIADIQHLRAVGYTQTKRWNLTHICQHLDATMTGGMDGFGFRLPWIARRTLVKWGFAYALKKRKLFSGAPTFPFLQPTASNDQDDNEMIDHCIATIARAGVFNGSMEDYALLDGLSADDWREFMWIHAAHHLSFLVPHPDA, encoded by the coding sequence GTGAAGGGCCTCATTTTGGAACGTCGCACGCTCGACCTGCGCAGCGCCGCGGATGTCATTGCCGACATCCAGCATCTTCGCGCCGTGGGCTACACCCAGACGAAGCGTTGGAACCTGACACATATCTGCCAACATCTCGATGCGACGATGACGGGGGGAATGGACGGTTTTGGCTTTCGTTTACCGTGGATCGCCCGCCGCACGCTGGTCAAATGGGGGTTCGCCTATGCGTTGAAAAAACGCAAGCTGTTCAGCGGCGCTCCGACCTTTCCCTTCCTGCAGCCCACCGCATCCAACGATCAGGATGACAATGAGATGATCGACCATTGCATCGCGACGATCGCGCGGGCGGGCGTGTTTAATGGTTCGATGGAGGATTATGCGCTACTGGATGGTCTTTCCGCCGACGATTGGCGGGAATTTATGTGGATCCACGCCGCCCATCACCTCAGCTTTCTCGTCCCCCATCCAGACGCCTAA
- a CDS encoding vWA domain-containing protein translates to MSIDISPSTVPAEAVAGPQSSANRSEALERERLDAIADQAEFEEEDYDDEDDDDESWFDDESIAFVASLMAHMGIVLFLALATLTPHVDPDAIVIVSPMRDVAEDKIHSIEEIVASEVPQDQIGSNSDSLESAIAMATAETFAETAQIPSPMDMTPQELATIDLNNFFTEPVAPTQAMVNKKGSVGQGLNGAKGAVDRLTFEILQSMEERPTLVVWVFDQSGSLHRQRQEIRDRFDKIYEELGIIDSQSEKSGKRKNASDIPLLTSIVGFGKNVSLLTEEPTDDLKVIKDTVNNIEVDSSGVERAFSAVYMAANEFKKYRVKRGSEGPLRNVMLVVVTDERGDDQEGLETTIDLCRRYGMPVYVIGSPAPFGREHSLVKYVDPDPKYDQSPQWAQVDAGPESVMPERVKIGYTGNYQEEPVIDSGFGPFALTRLSYETGGIYFSVHPNRNVNKRVRKQETEAFSSQIDYFFDSNTMARYRPDYVSPEEYVRQVRASALRTALTTAAKDTQLETLQAPKTEFVRRSEAQLATELGDAQKIAAVIEPQWVRMAEILAQGLKDRDEEMSPRWRAGFDLAYGRVLAHKVRAETYNAMLAKAKRGMPFEKEKNNTWVLQAADEVSVGSKWEREAEKARELLQAVVSEHAGTPWALLAKNELETPIGWKWVEKYTDLNPPARAGGNNNNNNNMTAAQDEKKRMLKKPAPKRPLPKL, encoded by the coding sequence ATGTCGATCGACATCAGCCCCTCTACCGTACCCGCCGAAGCCGTTGCAGGACCGCAGTCATCGGCCAATCGTTCCGAGGCGTTGGAGCGTGAACGCCTCGATGCGATCGCAGATCAGGCGGAGTTCGAGGAGGAGGATTACGACGACGAGGATGACGACGATGAAAGCTGGTTCGATGATGAATCGATCGCCTTTGTCGCCAGTTTGATGGCTCACATGGGAATCGTCTTGTTCCTTGCCCTGGCCACGCTGACTCCCCACGTCGACCCCGACGCGATCGTGATCGTGTCGCCGATGCGCGACGTCGCCGAAGACAAGATCCATTCGATCGAAGAGATCGTCGCCAGTGAAGTGCCTCAGGACCAGATCGGTTCGAACAGCGATTCGTTAGAAAGTGCGATCGCCATGGCAACGGCGGAAACGTTCGCTGAAACGGCTCAAATTCCAAGTCCCATGGACATGACGCCGCAGGAACTGGCGACCATCGACCTGAACAACTTCTTCACCGAACCGGTTGCCCCAACACAGGCGATGGTCAACAAGAAGGGAAGCGTTGGGCAAGGACTCAACGGCGCCAAAGGGGCCGTCGACCGCTTGACCTTTGAAATCTTGCAATCGATGGAAGAACGCCCGACGTTGGTCGTCTGGGTGTTCGATCAAAGCGGATCGCTACATCGCCAACGGCAAGAGATCCGCGATCGCTTCGACAAGATCTATGAAGAACTGGGGATCATCGACAGCCAATCCGAAAAGTCGGGCAAGCGAAAGAACGCAAGCGATATTCCGTTGCTGACTTCGATCGTCGGTTTCGGCAAGAACGTGAGCCTGCTGACCGAAGAACCGACCGATGACCTGAAGGTCATCAAGGACACCGTCAACAACATTGAAGTCGATTCCAGTGGCGTCGAACGCGCCTTCTCGGCGGTTTACATGGCGGCCAACGAGTTTAAGAAGTATCGCGTCAAACGAGGCTCCGAAGGGCCGTTGCGGAACGTGATGCTGGTCGTCGTGACCGATGAACGGGGAGACGATCAAGAGGGGCTCGAAACCACGATCGATCTTTGTCGCCGCTACGGCATGCCGGTCTACGTGATCGGATCTCCCGCACCGTTTGGCCGTGAACATTCGCTGGTCAAGTACGTCGATCCCGATCCCAAATACGACCAATCCCCTCAATGGGCTCAAGTTGATGCAGGCCCCGAGAGCGTGATGCCTGAGCGGGTTAAAATCGGGTACACCGGCAATTACCAAGAAGAACCGGTCATCGATTCAGGTTTTGGTCCGTTTGCTTTGACTCGCTTGAGCTACGAAACCGGGGGGATCTATTTCTCGGTCCACCCCAACCGCAATGTGAACAAACGTGTTCGCAAACAAGAGACCGAAGCGTTTTCGTCGCAGATCGACTACTTCTTCGATTCCAACACGATGGCGCGTTATCGCCCCGACTACGTCTCCCCCGAAGAATATGTCCGGCAGGTCCGGGCCAGCGCCCTGCGGACAGCGTTGACCACTGCGGCGAAAGATACGCAGCTGGAAACCCTGCAGGCCCCTAAAACGGAATTCGTTCGCCGCAGCGAAGCTCAGCTGGCGACCGAATTGGGAGACGCTCAAAAAATCGCGGCGGTCATCGAACCCCAATGGGTTCGGATGGCCGAGATCTTGGCTCAAGGGTTGAAGGATCGCGATGAGGAGATGAGCCCTCGCTGGCGTGCCGGATTCGATTTGGCGTATGGCCGCGTGCTGGCACACAAGGTCCGTGCCGAGACCTACAACGCCATGCTGGCCAAAGCCAAGCGTGGGATGCCGTTTGAAAAGGAAAAGAACAACACCTGGGTGCTGCAGGCAGCCGATGAGGTCAGCGTTGGCAGCAAGTGGGAGCGCGAAGCGGAAAAGGCACGTGAACTGCTGCAAGCCGTTGTTTCGGAGCATGCGGGAACCCCCTGGGCTCTGCTCGCTAAAAACGAATTGGAAACCCCCATCGGATGGAAGTGGGTCGAGAAGTATACCGACCTCAATCCTCCCGCGCGTGCTGGCGGCAACAATAACAACAATAACAACATGACCGCCGCGCAAGACGAAAAGAAGCGGATGTTGAAGAAACCCGCCCCCAAACGCCCGCTTCCCAAGCTGTGA